A single Panthera uncia isolate 11264 chromosome E2 unlocalized genomic scaffold, Puncia_PCG_1.0 HiC_scaffold_19, whole genome shotgun sequence DNA region contains:
- the TMEM160 gene encoding LOW QUALITY PROTEIN: transmembrane protein 160 (The sequence of the model RefSeq protein was modified relative to this genomic sequence to represent the inferred CDS: deleted 1 base in 1 codon) — MGGGWWWARAARLARLRFRGALLPPPRPRSGGARGSFAPGHGPRAGASPPPVSELDRADAWLLRKAHETAFLSWFRNGLLASGIGVISFMQSDMGREAAYGFFLLGGLCVVWGGASYVVGLAALRGPMQLSLGGAAAGVGAVLAVGLLWACAVGLYMGQLELDVELVPEDDGTATAEGPDEAGRPPPE, encoded by the exons ATGGGAGGCGGCTGGTGGTGGGCTCGGGCCGCCCGACTGGCCCGGCTCCGCTTCCGG GGGGCGCTGCTGCCGCCTCCGCGGCCCCGGAGCGGGGGCGCCCGAGGGTCCTTCGCCCCCGGCCACGGCCCCCGCGCCGGGGCTTCGCCGCCCCCCGTGTCCGAGCTGGACCGTGCGGACGCCTGGCTCCTCCGGAAGGCGCATGAAACAG CCTTCCTCTCCTGGTTCCGCAATGGCCTCCTGGCATCAGGCATTGGGGTCATCTCCTTCATGCAGAGTGACATGGGTCGGGAAGCTGCCTACG GCTTCTTCCTGCTGGGCGGCCTGTGCGTCGTGTGGGGCGGTGCCTCCTACGTGGTGGGCCTGGCTGCACTGCGGGGACCCATGCAACTGTCGCTGGGGGGCGCAGCGGCGGGCGTGGGGGCCGTGCTGGCCGTGGGCCTGCTCTGGGCTTGTGCCGTCGGTCTCTACATGGGTCAGCTGGAGCTGGATGTGGAACTGGTGCCCGAGGACGATGGGACCGCCACCGCCGAAGGCCCCGACGAAGCCGGCCGGCCGCCACCGGAGTGA